DNA sequence from the Candidatus Fluviicola riflensis genome:
GAACCGAAGCGACAAACCATCACCATTAAAACACCTAACACATGCAATCATTGCAAAGTATGCGAAAGTTGCGGTGGCAAACTGGAAGGGGAGATGGTCTTTGTAAAAGGAATCCAATTGGTAACTTACAACGAAGCAGATCAAACGACAACAGTTGTTTACTGGACGAAGAAAATTACACCCGAACAAATCCGTAAAGAAATCTCATTACGTGGTTTTGATGCTGATGAAGTGAAGGCTGATCCGAACGGTTACAAGCAACGAGACGGTTGTTGTAAAGTCGAGGAATAAGCTTTACAACGGTCAAATGCACATTTAAAATCAGATGAAAATACATATTCTCATACCACGTGGATTACGCAAAGAAGTAGCGAAAGAATATAACTTGTCGAAACAGGCAGAATGTAACAACGATTTACATAAAGCTTGGTCGCATTTGGAACGCGCTCATATACTTGGTCAGGCTTGGCCGATAGATCACACGCGAACGCACTGGCGAATGCTTCTTTTTGCATTCCGTCGGAAGAACTTAAAAGAAATTATCGGGCAATTTCCGAGATTGCTTGTAGGTGGCGTGAAATCCTTTGTTGGTGAAATACCCGTGGGTAATACTGGTGGTGCAAACGTTCCGCCATTGAAGCCAATGGAGATTCCAAACGATTTAAAAGCCATTATAGATTTATATCCTCGTTGAGGATTAGTTACTGATAATGCATCGAAATAATGAATGAGAGGGGTAAAAGTTTAAGTAAATGGGGAGTACTGGGAATGTTAGTTGTAGCAATTCTTTCACCGTGCTGTTTTCCGATTTTTGCTCTTGTTGCTTCCGCCCTTGGTTTAGGTAGTTTTGAGATTTTTGGGGGCTGGACAATGTGTGTTTTTCAAATAATGGTCATTGTCTCATTGGTTGGTTTTTTCATTTCCTATAGGAAACACAGTTGTATGTACCCCTTACTTATCGCTATTCCAAGTGCTATTCTCATTTTTTACGGATACCATTTCAACGATAGTAAATGCTGGGTATACTTTCTATACGCAGGAATGTTGGGGCTTTTAATTGCAACGGGGGTAGATTATTTCCGACACAGATTACATGGTCGTTGTTGCGCTTCCAACGAGGAAGTAGAGTTGCATTCTACCATAACTTGTCCAAATTGTGGACACAAGAAAGATGAAATTATGCCAACAGATGCGTGTTCTTACTTTTATGATTGTGAGAAATGTCATGCAGTACTAAAACCATTGCAAGGAGATTGTTGCGTTTATTGTAGTTATGGAACTGTAAAGTGTCCACCGATACAAAAGGGTGAAAGTTGTTGCTAAAGAATTGGACTTTCCAACGTTTCAAGTTGTAATACACGCTCCAAATCTTCAATCAAAAAGTTAGAAGTTTCCCCGCTTGAGGTCACAAAAAGAAAAAAGCGTTACGATAGTGACGCTTTTTTCTTTTACATCATTCTCGTTTCGTTTCTCATTCTGACCAAATTTCCTCCTGATGCTTTTTTCTTTCAGAGCGAGAGCGGAGTGTGAGAATGGAAAAGCGTCGATATTTCCAATAAAAACTTACTTTAAGGTAAAAATCAATAATGGGACATAACATACACGCAGTAATTGGAAAGAAAGCAGAAACAAATACAGCTATTATAAAAAAGTATCAGTTAGCTGCTGCATTTGAAAAAGAGTACACTATTATTATCCTTTTTGATGATTCGTTGTTTCATTGGTCGGACGTACTAGGCTCTGATATTGAATCCGAAAGTGAAAATTTGAGGTGGGCGAGTCCAATTGTTTTTAAGATCGCGGAAGAAATTGGATTTGAAAAATACGCAATTATTCAAACGGATTATTTTGCTGGTCTGGGTGGTCAAATTGCTTCACTTTATGAAAATGCAACATGCCTGCTAAAAGAAACAGATATAAATGATGTTTTGAAAGAATTAGGGGTTGTGACAAGCGGAAAGAATGACGAGTTTGATGAGCTAAATTTGGGTGAATACAGGACTGCAGAGCTTTATTACTGGGATGAAAACAACCAGGCAGATGAAATGCCAAATATGATTGCAGGAAAAGTTCCTGAAGATTATAAATTCAGGTAAAATCAATTTGACTAATCATAGGAATTCTGGCTCAAGAATTTCAAAATCCAAGTGTTCAAGTTGTAACACCCTCTCCAAATCTTCAATCAAAAAGTTAGATATTTCCCCGCTTGAGGTCACGAAAGGAATCCGGTTTATCTTTTGATGAACCGGGTTTTTCATTTTGGTCGTGTCGATCCCGAAGTTTCGGGATTGTAAGCGAGTGGAATGAAAAACCAGGCATACGTGAAGCGAATGGCGGGTTCTATGCTCGTTATGAACACTACGAGAGGATCTTTAATCCTGATGAGGTTATTTGGAGTTTAATACATTTAAAATCAATTAGTTATAAACAATCATCAAGATTCTTGTAAAGTTTATTTGGAAAAATGAACATTGTTCATTTTCTTTGTATTCAAATTATCTAAGAATGAGTAGTGCAGACCGCAAAGCAAAGAAAAAGGAAGAACTGAAAGCCCTGATACTTGAAGCATCCATGAAGCTTTTTGTTGAAAAAGGCATTGAGCAGACTACTATCCGCAATATTGCCGATGCCATTGATTACAGTATCGGCACGGTGTATATTTATTTTAAGGATAAGAATGCCATTTTTCATGCTCTGCACACACAATGCTTTGCCGAACTTGGTGTGCAATTCAGGGTGCTGTATGATTTAAATGACCCGATGGAGCGGCTAAAAGCTATGGGCAAACTTTATATCCAATATGCAATGGACAATCCCGATAAATATGACCTGATGTTCAGTTTAAAAGCGCCAATGGAGTTTCTCAATGAGATCCAGGCGAATGAGTGGGAAGAGGGAACTGCTAGCTTTGAGGTATTGCGAACAACAGTGCAGGAATGCATTATGGCCGGCCATTTCAAAGGGCATAACCTGGAGCCATTGTCCTATTTGATTTGGGGTTGTGTGCATGGTCTTTGCAGCCTTGAAATAAGAGCAAGGACAAAAGGTGTTCTTTTAAAAAATCCGGATACAATTGTGGCAGACGGATATGATGAATTTTTAAAATTACTTGACAAACAATAATTTTTTTTCTTATAAGTGAACAATGTTCATATTGTTAATTACGTTCAAAAAAATATAAAAAATGAAACAATACATCTTAATAACCGGAGCATCATCCGGAATTGGTTATGAAATGGCTCAACAGCTTGCGGCTTTAAAATACAATCTTATCCTTACTGCCCGCAGCGAGGATAGATTGGCAGCTATGCAGCAGGAATTATCTTCCAAATATGGAATTACCGTACATTATATAGCCAAAGACCTAAGCAAAACAGAGCAAGCGACTCAGCTATTTAATGAAATCCAATCAGCATACTATCAGGTGTCTCATTTGGTTAATAATGCAGGATTTGGCGACTACGGCAATTTTTTGGAAACCTCACTGGAAAAAGAATTGAACATGATCGATCTCAACATCAGCAGCCTGGTTATCCTTACCAAATTATTTGCTAAAGATATGGCAGCCCGAAAGTCGGGCAGAATCATGAACGTGTCTTCAGTGATTGCCTATTTGCCTTTCCCTTACCAGTCGGTGTATTCAGCCACCAAGTCTTTTGTCTTAGCCTTTTCGCAAACCCTCGCTGCTGAACTGGAAGGAACTGGCGTAGTAGTTACCACGCTTGCCCCCGGGGTTACAGAAACAGCGTTTATTTCATCGGAAATGCGGGAAACCAATCTTCTGAAATCTAATAAGCTTACCTCCGCAAAAACAGTTGCTAGCGAAGGAGTGAAACTTTTGCTACACGGAAAAGGAAAGAAAATTGTAGGCTTTCAAAACCGGTTCAATTCCATTTTAGCAGGAATACTGCCCGACTCGGTGATGATGAAAATTAAGATGAAGCTGGCAAGTGCCAAGTGATGTGTTTGAAAATTCCATTTTGAAAAATGCGAATGGTACTGTTCCTTAATAATTGCGCTATACACAGTTTGAATGAGCAATATATAAAAGTGTAAAAACAGCAAAATAAATCATCTTAGATATGAATACAATTGAGAAAATTCGTAACGGATCAGAACAAGGTGAGTCCATGTCAAAAACGGAAGACACCGTCTCTCATCCAACGACTCTTGGAGAAGAGATGACACACATAGAGTTCGAACACGTCACCTTCGACCTGCCACACGGCACCTTTCACGCTCTGCAGGGTGGTGATCCAAATGGTCAACTAACTATCTTCTTGCACGGTTTCCCAGACCATCCGCCGACCTTGTTGCAGCTTTACGGTGCCAACGACGGCTGCATCCTCCCCGCGCAGGTTGACGACCGATATCGGTTCGCCTCCCAGCATGCGATGGAGATCTTCCCAGACACCGGGCACTTCCTTCACATCGAGGCACCCGAGGAGATCGCGGAACGGATCGCGGCATGGAGCCTTGCAACTTTAAGAAACGACACAGATCTGAAAACACATGACTGAGACGAAAAAAATATCAAGACGAGAACTAGTAAAACAAGGGGGACTTGCTTTATCAATTTTAGCTATACCTTTTCCATTAACAGCATTTTCAAATTTTAACGACATGACTGATAACAAAAATTTTGACGTAATCATAGTTGGCGGAAGCTATGCAGGACTTTCGGCAGCAATGGCTTTGGGACGAGCATTAAGAAATGTTTTAATCATTGACAGCGGGTTGCCTTGCAACCGACAAACACCTCATTCACATAACTTTATTACGCAAGACGGAGAAAAACCAAGCGTTATTGCGGAAAAAGCAAAAAAAGAAGTGTTGAAATACGACACGGTAAAATTCGTAACTGACCTTGCCGTTAGTGGAACGAAAACCGATAAAGGATTTGAGATTTCAACTCAATCCGGAAAAATATATTCAGCTAAAAAACTCATTTTTGCGACGGGCTTAAAAGACAAAATGCTAAACATTGATGGATTTTCCGAATGTTGGGGGATTACAGTAATTCATTGTCCTTATTGCCACGGATATGAAGTAAAGAATCAAAAGACAGGGATTTTGGCAAATGGATATGCTGCATTTCATTTAGCTCGACTCATTCGTAACTGGACAAAAGATTTAACCGTATTTACCAATGGAAAATCGGAATTGACACAAGAGCAAACCGATGAAATCAAAAGACACAACATTTCAATAGTTGAAAAGGAAATTACCTCATTGAAACACAAAAAGGGAGTTGTTGAAGAAATAATTTTTTCAGACAATTCAACTTTTGAATTAGAAGCGATCTATTCAAGACCTCCATTTGAACAGCACTGTAAAATCCCCGAATTATTAGGATGTGAATTGACAGAACAGGGACTTATCAAAGTAGATGCATTTCAGAAAACAACGGTGGATAATATATTCGCTTGTGGAGATAGTACCAACCCAGTTCGTGCCGTATCATATGCTGTATCAACAGGGAATAATACCGGAGTATTCTTGAATAACGCAATGACAGAAGAAGATTTTTTAAAATGATTATGTAGGATGATCTATTGAAAAAATCACCACGGTAATCTAAAGTTTCTAACTGTAAAACCCGCTCCAAATCCTCCATCAAAAAGTTTGACATTTCCCTGCTCGGGGTCACCAAGACCGTTTTTAAGTGGTAAAAACTACCGATTTGGGGCTTTTTTTTGTTTTTCATGTAATTTTCTTCGTCAAAACCATGAGATTCACTGCACCAACATGTTCTTTTAAAACTGAACCTAAGATTGTATCTTCACACCGAACTTGGAAATTGTCCTTATGAAATGGATATTCTTCTTTTTTATACTTCTTTTCACAAACCTGGAAGCAAAAGGCGCGAATCTTTTATTTCAGAAAACACAAACACTTCCTCAACATTCGAACTCCTTTTTTTTTAAAAAAATAAATCAAGCCTTGCGTCATCAAAATCTCGATTCATTAGAGGCTGTTTTCTCAGATTTTGTAAAAGACAAAATTAAAACGAATCAATTAGTTCAGGGA
Encoded proteins:
- a CDS encoding pyridine nucleotide-disulfide oxidoreductase → MTETKKISRRELVKQGGLALSILAIPFPLTAFSNFNDMTDNKNFDVIIVGGSYAGLSAAMALGRALRNVLIIDSGLPCNRQTPHSHNFITQDGEKPSVIAEKAKKEVLKYDTVKFVTDLAVSGTKTDKGFEISTQSGKIYSAKKLIFATGLKDKMLNIDGFSECWGITVIHCPYCHGYEVKNQKTGILANGYAAFHLARLIRNWTKDLTVFTNGKSELTQEQTDEIKRHNISIVEKEITSLKHKKGVVEEIIFSDNSTFELEAIYSRPPFEQHCKIPELLGCELTEQGLIKVDAFQKTTVDNIFACGDSTNPVRAVSYAVSTGNNTGVFLNNAMTEEDFLK
- a CDS encoding TetR family transcriptional regulator is translated as MSSADRKAKKKEELKALILEASMKLFVEKGIEQTTIRNIADAIDYSIGTVYIYFKDKNAIFHALHTQCFAELGVQFRVLYDLNDPMERLKAMGKLYIQYAMDNPDKYDLMFSLKAPMEFLNEIQANEWEEGTASFEVLRTTVQECIMAGHFKGHNLEPLSYLIWGCVHGLCSLEIRARTKGVLLKNPDTIVADGYDEFLKLLDKQ